CATTACAGTCACAAAGATTACATTTTCTGAACTCGTGTCTTCGCATATTCCATTTACCTTCAGAGTTTTCAGCACACACTGACTTTATTAGGGCGGTAACACTGTACCCCACAAGGTTTACCTATATTCGTGTGTTTTATTCTTGGGGCTCTGTCTGGAGGAGCAGTTTTGCACCGATGGGTAGTTGGAATCATCTACGCCGGTCCCACTTATTGTCTCCCTCTCCTCACTTGTATTTCAGAAACAGAAACTAGATGGTACGAGTTACATTTTTCTGATAGGAGTATAATATTTGTTTTCTTCTGGGTCTTCCCTTTAAATACTATGGGTTTTTAGTAACGGGGCATGTGGAGGTGCAAGGTGACTCGGACATTGTTTCCTATGAATGTGTCACCATTTGTTCAAGCCCTTTTACTCCTGGCATCAGCAGAATGCTGTCTGTCCTGTGCTTGTTTTTGctattagcttttttttttacaatttcctTGATGCAGCTGTTTCTTGTAATCGCAGAATGGTTGTGAGCCTCCTTGTTTATCCCTAATCTGAATATTTAATTTGAAACTATGTAATTTTCCATCTAGGCAAAATAAACTTACTCTGCATTTCAGACATTGTTTTTTATGTACAATGAGCTTGCTGTCAGAGGCAGCCCAGCAGTGTGAACGATTCAACAGCAGTGAAACTTCAGGGAAGCACCTGGAGGGGCAAAGGCCCATTGGGGATCGATGTAAATGCTGCCACTGCTGGTATTTTTGTGTTGGGACCATCGTTTGATGCTGTCATATACAGACcttcctcacacttctcagcatctGGAATGAAGCAGTCAGTCAGTCACAAATGTCTTCAATCTTGTGCCCCACCATAATCAtctcacttttttttcccccctaccACCCCCACAAACCAAATCTTTCCTGTTGTGTTTAGAGGTGGTGCTATATAAGAAGGAAtgtacttgcatttctatagcaccttgcaTGTCGCCtggtcatcccaaagcgcttgatGGCCGATGAACTACTTATGAAATGTAGtcgttgttatgtaggaaaatacGATCATCAATTTGCACAgaacaaggtcctacaaacagcaatgacgtaaatgaccagataacccattttggtgatgttgggacaaatattggccaggacaccgggcagaactccctgcttttcttcgaataggccatgggattttttgcatgcacctgagagggcagatagggcctcagtttaatgtttcatccaaaagacggcacctccgacagtgcagcactccctcagtactgcactgaaatgtcagcctagattatgtgcttaaatctagATTGGAGCTTgggcccacaatcttctgactcaaaggcaggaATCCTACAAacggagccaagctgacacttataaatgaaagttgttgcaaGTGGAAGTTaaattgttggggtggggggagcaagtGCAAACAGATCAGAGTGATGTGCAGACTGCTTTAAACCAGGATCAAACAGGCTGATGGGTTTATAATGTCCCATTTGTGATGGGTTATAGAGactgtgggggaaaaattggataggggccgtttttggatgagggtagcgtgatgtgctgttACCCCCGCCCAGTGGCTGCTGCGCAggtaggacgcaagtttcggctcacctgcaatcagcgttccattccgggcctcgcATGTGGAATCGatgatgcaattcgcactttcagccaccaggggagctcaatctcttaaagggaggatgtttcttaaaaatctcttaaaggtagctggaacctgttatttgctaaaattaacagtctactgtctgcacggagtctgaactgagatcagacatcacacacgtaaaacaggtcccatccctatgtttacacactgatgagttatgttaaaacattgaataaaggttgtgcactactaaatcccacatcctccaacctgcatgccagacctcaccaatctgccgatctgaattggtaccaggcctgcgattgtgcgtgcaccaaggttctctgctgatgcactagagacctcggtgcaagaggtggacagaaggagggacatcctatatccctgcggggggtggggtggcaagagaccctccagacatatatccaaaaggcagcgggggacaaagtcaatgccaggtgcacagcatcatgaacatggatacagtgcaggaagaaattcagtgctttgacatgagtggtcaaggtgagtgaggtcacctgtcaagtggcgtctcatacCAACGGCAccccgcactacaccccccatcatccacataccaacaaactctttccatcagtactcaactcttccaaccagatgcttcttctcacccttacacattaccactgtttcaagctgtccacccacaactcacaggccacacacactagctattcaaccatgacaggcacatcacccaggcacatgtcccgctttcttgcaggagaaggtggcgcaagtggcagtggcatttagccccatgaacctgttccaccattaagtgagatcatggtggacctgtgacctaactccatttacccgccttaaccccatattccttaatacccttggttcatggaaatctatcaatctcagatttaacattcacaagtgagctcgtatcaactgccgtctgcagaacagtgttccaaatgtctcccaccctttgcgtttagaagcatttcctaacttcactcctgcatgtcctggctctaaatgttaggcgatgtccccgtgtcctagtattgaagtctaggagacctccaaaatcagttacaaatgactcggcagccagaagcaataatccagccactaacctgtaaattttgcatggtcccttcaaatagcgctggtgggaggagttccaggcactctaagacgcgTTCAGATGGTTGAGGTtaagagttgagcgttaagtcccaaaatggtgtctatcgctttaaatcagtgttgcacactgattgaagccattttctccctacttgacatgattccagcgttcattatttGCGCCTGCTCTAACTcccataccaagatggcatccggcgcacgtcatgcgcgtccaagacgccatcttggatgtcggagaggccgtgtagcgccgaaacaacgggcactacgcgACCCCAATTTAGAGCCCTATATTAGTAAGTTACACTACATGGATGTGTGCTATTTGGGAAAAGAAAGGCTAGCAGGGGTTAAAACAATGATTTGATTAAACTAAATATGTTAGTAAGTACTTGCAAAATATGATTTTTGTAACCAGACTTTACTGTGCTTGAAATTTCAGGATGAGACTGGTGCTTATCTAATAGACCGAGATCCTACATATTTTGGGCCAGTGCTGAACTATCTGCGACATGGGAAGCTGGTTATTAATAAAGATTTAGCAGAAGAAGGCAAGTCCTGTTTGTTACATCTTCAATTTCTTTTGTTTATCTTTATTATGTTCTTAGATTAAAAAGaaaggaatgagaaaaggctgtttggctGACCAAAGCCTCTTGTATTCAAACTTTCGCAGCCTCACATCCAACTTGTTTTGAGAGCACCCTAAATTCTGTTTCTGCTGCTCTGCCTGACACATTATTCCAGACACCTGTCACACTTTGTGAAGATGTTGTTTCTGCTATCTGTTTTGTACTTATTTTTCACTAGTTTCTATTTGAGGCCTTGTCTAAGCTAATGAATAGCTTCTATACTTCAGTGAGGTCCTTGAAAATGCACGGCTGTAAACCTCAGCGATGGCTCTCATCCTGAGATGTTATCTGTGGAATAAGATGAAAAGTACTGGATGTGGCTCTGTCCAGTAAAAGTCAATATTTAAAACATTGTTTCTTTTCACCCATGAATTGCAAATATTTGAGTTGTGGTTGAAAAGAACCTATCTGCAGTATTATAGATTGAAAATACTTGAAGGTAGTTTTGTCCCTTTCAGGTGTGCTGGAGGAAGCAGAATTTTACAACATCACATCACTAATAAAGCTAGTGAAAGACAGGATAAGAGAAAGAGACACCAAAACGTCGCAGGTGAGTGGAAAGAGACCGGGTGCAAGTACATGAAATGACCTTGAGGGATTGGTGGGCGGAGGTTGGGAGCGAGAGATTCCAAGTGTTGAAGAAAGAGCTGTACTATTCCCAATGATGGGAAGTTCTCTCACTTTCTGTATGGATGTTCAGAGCTTATTCAGTGATATTCCCTTTTGGGAGCAGTCCCATTTTGGCATATATTATTGGTCATGCAATTTCCTACAGCAGCTTTGGAATGCAGAGCTTGCAtgtatgcatttaaggggaagctagataaccccatgaggaaaaaaggaatagaaggatatgctgataggattagatgaagtaggaagggaagaggctcgtgtggagcatagatctgttgggccgaatggcctgtttctgtgttgtatatTCGATGTAACATCGGAAcaagaggaagccattcggctccttgagcctgttccgccattcaatcagatcatggctgatctgtatcttaattctatttacccacctttgctccatatcccttgataccctcacccaacaaaaatccattgatctcattcttgaaagctccaaatgaccccccagcatccatagcattctgggggagagtgttccagatttccactaccctttgtgataaagtgcttcctgacatcacccctgaataacctagctctaattttaaggttatgtccccttgttctggattcccccaccagaggaaatcatttctccgtttctaccctatcacatcctttaaatattttaaacaccacaattaaatcaccccactgtcttctaaactcaagggaatacaagccaagtttatgcaacctgtcctcataatttaacttctTGAGCCCAGGtggtattctggtgaatctgtgctgtaccccctccaaggccaatatatccttcctgagctgaacacagtactcctgatggggtctgaccgaggctctAGACAACTGAAGTAtcatttcctcccctttgtattccagcccccttagataaaagccaacattccattagcctttttgattactttttgtacctgcacactagctttaagtgatttgtgtacatggacactcaaatccctttgctcctcgaaagctcctagtctctcagccTCAATACAGCCCCCGACCTGTTTATACTAAGATCACTGGGGTAAAGTAGATTGTACAGGTGCCAGCAAGTACTTCCCCCATGTTTCGGTTCATAAAAGTGAAGTATAATTTGGGCCATAGAGAAAGTCCCTGGGGCAATTCCAGGTCCATGCTGAGCTGAAATGTCAGTTGGTCTCAGCACCCCTGGATTCGGAAGAGATAAATTTGCCTCAGTTTCTGTTCCTGATTACTAACCAGTGCTGGAAAAGTGCatttgtgttgatgttgggggaagaTAGGGTAAGACTCTGCTGAGGTGTGCTTCCCTCATGACAGAATAGTCTGTTGACACTCATTTCCTCGCCAGTTGTACAAGGTATCAGTGCTGCTGGTATCGTATTGTATAGGGAGGCAGGGGCATTAGGAGCATGGGAAAGTGAAGGTGAAAGCAGCAGGAAACTGAAGGCGTGGTGGCAAAAGATTCTGTGGCGATCTGAGAcccaaaatacattttttttttaaaatagtattCCAGACTACAACCACAGAGAAGGATGTGTTTTGCAGATGGTGGTTAAACGATGTGCAAATCCTTGCCTGTTGCCAGAATATTTTTAGCACTTAATAGATAATTGCTGCCATGCAAATGCAAAGattgcagcaacatttaagtatatTAGAAAAGTGCCGCAGTAAACGTGTTCAAAAATACAATCTGTCGTCATTCAGAGATCTGAAAGAGATGAATGCAGTCCTGTGTACGTGATGGTGTGAGTGTTGATAGCAGTATACTGCTTTGGTTATCAAAGGGAGAAGTGCCTCTGAGCAGGAGCTGCCACAGTAATTGACATAGCTTCAGTTCTGCAGAGCCTGCTAAAAACTACCCTTTAAAAGAGGTGTTGTGCAGCTTCCCGCATGGCTCagcttatccagtgagtagctgagccgtaTGGAACAAGAAGGGCCCGAGTTcagtccctggtcagtgctgaattagctgatctcagttggggctgTGTTAGAAGTATTAGAATTAACTTCTGTTCCTgtgttagggagaggaaaatcagccaggatttcctgctccttttatctatccagcaacccctggtggaaatgcatgtgtgtgggtgagggttaGGCTGAGCTGTGAATAACATGCTGAAACTAATTGTTTGGTGTCACATGAATAATGACCACCTGGGAAGGTAACAGAACAAGGATTGCCATCAGGAGGATAGGGAAGAGAATTGACCAAAAAATGTGTCCTTTCAGGGAGTTCAGTGTCTGTTAGGTAAAATACAATGAAGTATTTGACAGTGTGGGATAGGGACAGTTTGCACTGAAACACGCGTTATAACTGAAGGGGCGATTACTTTCATTTATATGTGTGCACAGGATCAGTGCATTCAGTAAAAATATGTACACTCTCAAATTATAATCCCATTTTCACTTTTTAATAATTTACAAACTTTGAGGTGTAACTTGTCCCAGTGAGTATTTTCTTTGTTAATTTCAGGTGCACTTTAAGATTCTTTCCTAGGCTTTAATTAGATTTTACCTGCACTATTTCCACCATTGGAAAAATCCCCAAAGTTCATCAACTGTAATTCCATaactttttctttaatggatCTTTGAGCTAGGAAGTGATTCGATTCCTCTTGCCTTGTAACCCTCAGATCCCAGTGAAACATGTCTATAGAGTGCTGCAATGCCAGGAAGAGGAGCTCACCCAGATGGTGTCTACCATGTCTGATGGCTGGAAGTTTGAACAGGTAAGGATGTTAACGCAATCAGTTAGACTTTGAGATCTAACCAGCATTAGGTTATACTGTAGTTGGGAGTAATATAAAAGTTCCTCTTTCACTTTGGTGCACCACACCATGCCATTAGTAATGAACAGATGATGCACCTTTAGCCATTTGAAGGCAGCCTCGATAGTTGGCTGGACCAAATACAGATTCAAAGCATCAATGTCCTGACCAAACAAGTTCTTGATTCAAATTTTATAGCTGCTCATTTACGGACATTTTTTGAGCTGGAGcagaatatatttttttaaaaagcttctaAAAATGAATCTCTGGTCAAAAGGTGTGTGAGCATTTAGTGATGTAAACAAAGTCCAAATGCTTCATAGATTGTATTGTGGCTGCAGGCTGTGACTCTTCAATATGATTCCTTCCAAACTTTCTCTATGCGATGGACCTGGGGACATGGTTGGTTTTCCATTCCAAGGGAATATTCCTTCCTAAACAAGTTTCCGCATGTTACAGTCCCCATTCCAATCATTAGAAGCATAACTGGGCAATGTATTTATTATTGTGGCAATAGCTATATTTATAACTGCATTTTTTCATTATTCCTTGACTTAAAAACATCAGGTCTGCCATTTTAGGTACATCACATTGTGCTGATGGTTAATATCCACACTAACTCCTAGAACACTGCCATTACTCATTGAGAATCACATTTAAGTTGCTGCATTACTTCAAGTTATCTTTTATGGGGGGAAGGGGGCAGTTATCTATAAGACTTGTAAGTGCAGATTTATGAATTGGAGTGTGTTACCCTAAATAAATATACTTTGTCAACATGTTCTATTATAAATTCgtatatccacatttataatggaaactgcagcaccaccactggcaggaaggtgtgTTTACAGCGTGACCAGTTTACAcagacagtttccattataaatgtgatcgTCGGAATTTATGATAATATGAAAATCAGGTTGGAATGTTTGACTTTACAACAGGGACTAAATTCCATCTCTTCACCCTGGTTCAATGTcttccaccccccgccccaatcccacttcacctgaagactaccctttggtcttgactccctttatgtaacaccatgggagatcgacCAATATATATAATGCAGTCTGCAACCGTCAGAGGTCCTGGTAAGTGGGGGCAAATCAGACAgtaaattttgcctttttaaggcttgcatttatgtagcgtcttaTTCCATTTCTCAAACAGCTCAGTGTTTCACACGCAATGGCCACACGTTACTTTGAAGtgactgttttgtaggcaaatgcttgGCCTGATTAGTGAGAGACTCGCCCCCTGGTAGGAGCAAGTGCGATGCTGCACATTCTCTGTCGGTTGAGTGTTTGGCTCTGTTTACATCACTCGCAGTATCTCCGATCTTCCCCAGTGCACAGAAGCAGAGTGTTTGAACCTTTTGCTCTCTCTTGAGTCCAGTCATTCTCCCCAGGCAACTGCTGTTTCCTGCTTCCCAGCTACCCTGGCACAATTCGACCTTTCCGACTGGGTTTGTGTACCCAACAAGTATTGTTTTGTAAACTGTAGAATTGGCTTAAAAAAAACTGCtgtttctcctttttaaaaaaaatcgatTTGGGCTAAATGGCAATTAAAGATTGACGTCAATATTTTTGTGCCAAAGAGATCTTAAATAGCTTGGCTGGAAATAAGTTATTTTTAGGGTCCAATTTAATAAGGTTTTTCAATTCACATACTATCGCATTAAATCTTAAATCACCTTTTTTTTGCGAGTTCATTGTATTAAAAATATCATACTACGTATCCCAGAAAGTGGCGATATTTGACCTGTATCTTCGTTTTCTCCTTCCTCCAATTGAAATCTCACCTTTTGAACTAAAATAGATTATGGATTCTGCAACTTTTTTattgctgatttccccctcttctGAAGGGGATGCTTCTTAGGGTATGTTTGCACAGCTGCTGGCCACCCTCGGGTACCTCCCCAAGGTAGCCATTCTTCAcgtatgagcctagacagtggcgTTTACCAGCTGTTCATCTATGCAGGGCATCACATCCAAAccccatcctgtcctcaccataCATGCACTTTCTAACAGGGGTCAGTGGAGAACTAatgggagccctggctgatttcccccccccccccccccccaacccagaggTGCTGAGGATAATTGTAACACCCCAAGTACAACCCTAGGTGATCAGATAACTCAGTGCAAACCAGGGATATTCTGGACCTGAGTCGCTGGGGAGTTTGTAACTATTTTTGCTTTAAGACTGAGGGCCCTTTGCTCTTCTCCCCTATGATCTTATACTCGCACTTTCTCTATTTAAGTGGATGTAGACGGCATCATTGCCAGATCTCTCTGCCGTATAACCAGCCACTAGCACTTTGTGTAGGAGCAGACCTAGGGGTCGGTCATCTCAATCCCACAGACAAAAAAGACCTGGCCTCAACTAGACACCTCCATCCTGTATAATGACTGGGATCATGGAATGGGCAATCACAGGCTACCGTCCGCCATTCTTTGGCACCCAAGATTTTACGACCTTAAAGGAAAGCAGGACTTGTTTGCTGATCAATATTTCTGATTCATATTTTGAATAATTGCCGCTCTACTAGTGTTGAAAACGATCAGTGAAACTGTATTTGAAATGTAATAAAAATCAGTTTTAAATGTGTTTAATTTACACCTTTTGAAAACTTAAAATGAAAGAACTTTTAGTATACCCAGTGTTACAAACTCTCTGCTCTGGTTGTTACAGCTGGTCAGTATAGGTTCCCCGTACGGCTATGGGCGGGACCATCAGTCAGAGTTTCTACTGATTGTGTCGAGGGAAGTGAAGGGGGAGGAGACCAGTTTCCACAACAGCAGCAGTGAGGTCTGTCCCAGTAATACCCTCCATTCTCACTCTAATAATGCACGGCCTATCTCCATGTCTTCCTGCTTGTTACCATTGCTTGCTTTACATTACATCTTCCCATTCTTGGAAAGGTCATGTTTCAATTCTGTGGTATGctgatattgtgtgtgtgtatgtataataTATATTTAGTGCACACATACTTACACATACAACACATTTTTCACACTTTTTTACACCAGCTGTTTGCACTGCTCAATGCATTGGGATTTTGCTTCTCTGTAATGTATTTTTTAGCAGCTTTAAAAAGATATGTAGACCTGAAATACAAGTTATGAAATcagatttgaaaacaaaataaaatcaagtcTTTATTTTTTCGGTAATTCTGGTTGTACACGGTATTTTGAGGAAAACTACATTAGGCTTGGTTAAACATTTATTTAAGAGGTTGTCTCTTGTCATCTTGTGCGATGATTGCTGTTTGGTTGGGCAGTGTCTATAAGGTTTGAggaccagcttttttttttaagactgtTGTAAAACTATTGTGAAAACTTATTTGAGTTGACCTTGAGCAGCAGCACTGAAGCCCTGgtctgaaaacagaaaatgcatgaaacactcagcaagtcaggcagcatctgtggagagagccaGGTAGGATTAACGttccaggtcaatgacctttcgtcacaaccagtttctctctccacggatgctgcctgacctgctgagtgtttgctgcattttctgttttaattcctGGTTTCCAGCACTtgctgtgttttgctctttgttttACTGAAGTGCTGGTGTCTGGAGTGCAGAGTAGCCCTGATGGAGTAGACGATCTCTCTGTACAAAGGCTCGCTCCAAGATATTCCCTGCATATTCAGTGCAATCAGCAAGCCTGCTGAGAACTTCCAGAAAATTGTAATTCCTACTAATTTTGGTCTTATTTCAAAGCCAGATGACTTTTTTCCTGACACTGAATTTATAGTTTAAATAGACCCTACAGcatacaaaatgttttttttattcgttca
Above is a window of Heptranchias perlo isolate sHepPer1 chromosome 22, sHepPer1.hap1, whole genome shotgun sequence DNA encoding:
- the kctd5a gene encoding BTB/POZ domain-containing protein KCTD5a isoform X1, coding for MAAVSGTGAAAVSGSLSDLPENFNGSLCRKCSGLEYAAAAKWVRLNVGGTRFLSTRQTLCRDPKSFLYRLCQADPDLDSDKDETGAYLIDRDPTYFGPVLNYLRHGKLVINKDLAEEGVLEEAEFYNITSLIKLVKDRIRERDTKTSQIPVKHVYRVLQCQEEELTQMVSTMSDGWKFEQLVSIGSPYGYGRDHQSEFLLIVSREVKGEETSFHNSSSELVSIGSSYNYGNEDQAEFLCVVSRELHNAPYGTNTEHSEKAKILQERGSRM